The genomic stretch TCTACTCCTAGAGATTAGACAGTACAGCACAAGCATGGCGGAGGTGAAGACGCATAATCCATTTCCTATAGAGGACCCCGTTTCTGGTGCGCTTGTTTTCGCCTTTTATTTTGCATGGACTATTTCACGGTTAATAGACTAACGGGATGAACTTTActgtctcttttttttcctttctaaaTATACATTTTCAGAAACAAATTAATGGTAAATCAACTCAAATTAGAAATAGTTAGTTTCTTGTTTCTCCCTTCCAGCAGTTTAACTAAGCTTTAGAATTTCAATGATTTGTAAGAAAGTGATGACTTATGTAAACTTAAGCAACTCTTTGCCTTCAAGGATTGTGTGGGCTATGTATTTATTGGAGATTGGAAATAATTTGCTGATAGTTGTTATGGAAGAACATGATATCTGTTAGTGGCGGCCAGAATAAAGGCTGTTGTTTTGCTGCAATTAATTATGCCTAGGGCTTTGCTTGGTGGAGAAAAGGAGACTAATAGAATGGTGTTGATTTACATGTTTATTTTTGCTGACAGCAGCTAACAGGAGGGGCTGTTTGTTAAGGTTTTGTTACTTTCATACCTCAAGGTTTGATTTGTGGTTTGGCTAAACCTCAAAGGGTCATGTAAACGTAGTCGATCCTTACTTTATAGAAAATTCTAAGTCTCACTGGAAGTATTGTTGTGacctaaaataaaattatttgtcACTCTCAACAAGTAATTTAGATAAAAAAAAGACCACAGGGCAGAAATTCTGCACTCTAAACAGTTACAGTTACATAATTTACTGTCAAAATAACTGAATGACCGAAATCATTCGAATGATCCAATAATCACGTGTGGTTTGCAGGTAAGGTTATCATAAAGTTAGTGAggctttttttcccccttttttagGCAAAGTTAGTGAGGTTTATTCAAGCTATTCGTGTATCTATTGCGTATATCCTTTTTGGCTTTGCTTTGGCACAATCTATCAGTTTGGAGAATGCAGGAGTCAATTCAACCTTGAAAAGCCCTCCACAATGACCCTTCGAGTTTAGCAGTATGACCATTGAGCTTACCGAAGTGCTTCAATGCTATTCAGTTATTCAGAACATAAAAATGGATGAGCCCTTGACTATATATAAATCAAAAGAATTTAATAATCAACTTAAAGTATGATTATGGAGGAGGAAAGAACTTGCCGTACCATGCATGGAAGCAATGAAGCTGGTAGTATCTTTCGTTCTTCTAAACGTCTATCTGCATTACAGCTGACAAGCCATCAATTTCTCTCttaaattttacataaaatATCTGAAGTTTGATGATCCTCTGTGTATGTCATACATCATGAATGATAATAATTGCAATATCTACTCAAAACACACGATTTTGCTGGCAATCGCTGAAGTATATGGGTTTACTGCAAGTATTTGAAGCTGTGTAGGTTAAAAGTTATGGCTTGTGTATTACGGAGAATTGTTACTGCTAGTTTGACAATTGTGTCAGTAGCTATTGTAGTTTGTAGACGTAACGTACATTATGAAATTATTTTAGAATTTATGAATTTCTGACACGTAATATGTGTGCAAGTGCTTGATCTTTCATGCGACTTGGAAACACCAAAGTTACTCGATCAAATTGAACCTAACAAAAGTAAACAATACCGCAGATTCTATCTAAACATCATGTATATATCATATTTTTGGCAGCGTTATTGTTATTCTGAAGGTGTTAATGAGAagtttatttctgatttgcAGATACCATGAAATTGCTTAGAGACAAGCCTCCAGCGCACTACATATTGCAGATTGACTCATTCTCCTTGCTTCttaaaattctagaaaaatcagACGCAAAGAGTTATGATTCAATGACTTTTGAAGCCTGTGGTTATAAATGGTTGAGTCTGATTCTCATTATGTCAAGACTgaatttcatttaatttattttcttagGCAAATAAACTTCTTTTGTTAATCGTTGTAGAAATTCATATGTCACGCACAAAGATTAAACTCAGCAGTACTAAGCTAATCTAGATATCCCTcctgccccccccccccccaacacacacacacacaaatttGTGAATAGCTAATTCTAAATTGAATATCATTTAATTTCTGTTTAGCCTCAAACAAATTATCTGAACTCTAGAGTTCAAATCCcaaattgatcaaaatttttaggAAGGAAGTCACTCAAGAGCATTTTGATGATTATATATGTATGCATTTGTCTGTTTTACACAATGCTCAAGaaaattactattattattattttggtctTTTCCCCTGAAGGAAGCTTTCCCTCTACCCCAATGGTGAccaaaaaagaaatgcaaaaggaTTCATATCCCTTTACTTGAGAATCGAAGAGACTAATGCTCTGCCTGTTGGGTGGGAGATCAATCTGAACTGTACATTTTTTGTGCTTGATCAGATTCAAGAGAAGTTCTTAACTATCCAAGGTTTTCTTCTTCTAGTTTCCAAGCTTTGTCTTTCATATTCTGTCTTTTCTAGCCTTCTTCCATTATATGTGTAATTAGACATTATCACTTGCGCTATAATCATTTCCTCTCTTCTTACAACCAGATGTCTGTGGGAAGTTCAGACACTTGTATGCGCTGAAGAAAGACACTGGACTTCCTCGACTAATGCAACTTGATGTTTTcaaagatgaagaaaatggaTACCTTGTTCAGGACAAATGTGTTTTTGGAGTGGAAGTTTCCGTTAACAGTTATAAGGGTAGAGGAGAGTGTCTAGCTATGCCTGTGAAACCTAGCAGCGCAACTTACACTTGGAAAATAGTTGACTATTCTAAGAGTGATGAGCCGAGACTCTCAGAAGCTTTTACTCGGCAGGATTTCAAGTGGTATGTCCTCCCATTCTTCAAAGTTATTTTTGTTCACATGACGCTGTGCACTTGGCAGTGCTTTGGAGATGTCTGCCTGGTCAAATGTTACTTTTCTAGCATGACTTTGTGTTTGATTAGATGATAGGGACATTAATCAGTTGACTAAGAAATGTTGTGGCTTCTTTATTTATCTCAGGAGACTAATAATGCTTCTTCCCAGAGGAACAAAACGTGACGAAGCCAAATACCTTTCACTCTATCTAAATTCGCTCGACTCCAAAATTACCCTTAGCCTGTATGCAGAATTCAAGCTACGCGTAAAACACCAACTGAATGGCAAGGATATTGAGCAAACAGGTCAATCAATCTGACGTACATCTTTCCATACATGACTTAACCTCTAGTGAAGATTTTAAAATCATGTTTTTTATGTCCTTATCTTTGGTGATTTTGACCAATTCCACTTTGCAGCTGATCACTTGTTCACTAGTATACAAAGTTACCGGGGTTTTGGTGCCTTCCAATCATTGAATGAGATTGCGGATACTTCTAAAGGCTTCCTCGTGAATGACACTTTGATCGTCGAAGTGGAATTTGTTCGCATTTCATCCGTGAGAAGTTTCACTGAAGGCTGTGGAAATTAGTAGGACAATAAGTAGATGACTGTGTCACAATCCAACCGTACATTATAACAGATGGGAAAGGAATACTGGTTTGTCCGGTTTTATATGTAAAACACATAAGAATGTCTCAATATGGTTCGCAAATTTGTCCTTTTTAACTTCTCCACCTCTCTGAGACTATcaacatcatcttcatcttgaattACTGATTTTCGATTcaaactttctgcaattttttaaaattttttaattgttcTATTTTTTAACGAGcacggggtatacatataataatTATCTCATTTCACagtcaaattttatatttataacatCCTAAATACCCCACCTGCGATTTTTCGCAAATATACGAGTGGCGattgagtatagggtattaagggttgATTCCATAAGGAAGATTATTAATTACCGGTGGTTTTCGAATTCCTTTATTATTTCGACTATTACAAGTGTaaaaaattaaatctacactataaatatgaaataaatgtaataaaaataacaatagaaaattcttagagatatggaatttcttactactcttgcaaatgaaattactgGTCaggtgaatgctattatctagactagttatggcgtaattttctaatgtatgtgaaacctactcttgtAGTGTAGTGAGTCAACTATAATTGTAACTAAAGTATATCTACTCTCATGGTTACGAAATTAACTAtaagttcatttcttttatgaaattacatgaaacaagtcaccaAAAACACATAGGTGCATCTCTATTcttgtgagtgtactccctagattTGTCACTTCTTTGAAttagtgttaaatttcaattctcattgtAAACTTAACACGTTAAGATTACCACAATTAATGgtcggttaatcatgattagaaaagtaaaagtgataaataatttactcaaaataatgtaataaaataatcaagtaaatattgctaacaagatatagaaagttcatctaTAACTCTAGACATAAATTTTAACAAATCATGAAAACAAacaccaaacttgtattatagccaAACATgaaatcaagtacaaaagagaaagtgttagaagagaagtcacccttgtcatatgagcttcaaactctccatctttgctcctcaaattttcatccaaatctaactataaATACAAGAATAATATTATGACCAActctaactatactatactaataaactaaaaaaaactagtgaagactacatttttgtagacttttgataggttgcaattttactatttaatttattattaatttcccctattacctgatctggtgtggattaattgttggattctactcacttttagtatcttgcatttatttcagggagtagaacaaaaatatgaaaacaagtgccaatttgacagGAAAGGAGTCCAAGTCGCAGAGCTTACCGCAGGGGCATTGTTGGCAAAGGAAAACTTTGGCCCATTTTGGTAATTACAGAAGAGGAGAGGACGgctgaatttttcttttccctaaGAGCCGCCGCACAGCATGAGTGGCAGGAAGAATAGGAAATAGCTAAGGCCATTAGAAGGGGGAACTATTAGATAGCAGAGAACAAGCACTACCTTTAGCTTTTCACTTTGACTTTTCCATGGCCGTCTTTGAGTAGTTGTTCCCTGCGGATGTCAGGGACCATTAGAACCAAGCAATCTCTTTGTAGTTtagcttttcatttcatgatTCGAATGAATTGGGTCCTCTAAATCGGAGACCATGGCCGCTGCTTTCTTTACAATTTTGCGTGGGCTCTGTGCACCAAGAATGAACTAATTTTCTTTGTCTAGTCAAGGGATaacggatgctttgggtcatctaaaattgtgaaatcgatttaattttatcttttcctttatttattggtattcacaTATATCCTGgttacagtgcttatgattgtttaattaattgattgtcttggattcggataattagttaatttgataatctattgtcaattgggacgttaaatccataattgtttaattgtctcaaaatagtaataactggcatgattgggtttgtgtcaggggaatacgcgggctaatctaaaataactctggtagtgcgttatttggttagaatagggctcctctaatacgtaaggcaattgggaattaaatcttatgggcgtacctaagattatttctcaattagagcagtgattaacgggcgtaccttaatcatcgacacagtaaggaggggttgactgtcatcgcttgtttggcagttataacctatttattagtaagtaattggaattgcctttgtttcgatgatcaattaggtgaaccattgctgaaattATTCATTGGCTAGAttcttaattatca from Coffea eugenioides isolate CCC68of chromosome 8, Ceug_1.0, whole genome shotgun sequence encodes the following:
- the LOC113780252 gene encoding uncharacterized protein LOC113780252, which encodes MAEVKTHNPFPIEDPVSDTMKLLRDKPPAHYILQIDSFSLLLKILEKSDAKSYDSMTFEACGYKWKLSLYPNGDQKRNAKGFISLYLRIEETNALPVGWEINLNCTFFVLDQIQEKFLTIQDVCGKFRHLYALKKDTGLPRLMQLDVFKDEENGYLVQDKCVFGVEVSVNSYKGRGECLAMPVKPSSATYTWKIVDYSKSDEPRLSEAFTRQDFKWRLIMLLPRGTKRDEAKYLSLYLNSLDSKITLSLYAEFKLRVKHQLNGKDIEQTADHLFTSIQSYRGFGAFQSLNEIADTSKGFLVNDTLIVEVEFVRISSVRSFTEGCGN